Part of the Vigna radiata var. radiata cultivar VC1973A chromosome 11, Vradiata_ver6, whole genome shotgun sequence genome is shown below.
gatatttgtatttgttcTACCCCAGtacaataatttcttttaactttttttctgaaatttaaagTTGCaaagtgtaattttatttttcaaaattacttttttagaaGAGATAATAATCTAACATTTGTTGAGTTATATGCTATTTTATCACATCATTAATCTAATCattcaaaacaattattttgtGTACTTGTATAGGAAAAACATTATGAAGAACACTAAAAAGAGAAGGTGGATTAtaatacaaacaaattaacaggTGACAATGAAATTTACTTCTATTACTCTTAGAAAAGGAAGTTGCCTAATTCACTTTCACAATAATTTTCTAAGAGAGCACAATGTAATTATGTCTTTAAATAATAAAGGGTTTTgcagaagaatgaaaaagtagtgttttttaaacaaaagaaaggtaaagaggttatatttgttttgtttatcttCACCAAACttgtttagagtaatttattgaaaaagaagaagaagaaaaaatgagaataagGAGAATATTCGAATAGGTATATGGTAAAAAGACCCGAATTCGGTGGGCTTGGTTGGTCAGTTGTTGTTGGATAGAGGAGTCATTTGTTTTGAagaatcagagaaaaaaaaCGAGTTTGGTAGGTGCACTTAAAAGGGTACCCTACCCATCACCCAACATTCACCACTCAACAACTGCACCAAACAACAATACTTACACTCACACAGTAGCttagaacaacaacaacaacgtCGTAGTGTGTTTCTTtcttacgtttttttttttttgttttctctgttGAGGCATCGAAGGGGTTGAATCCATGGATTCTGATTATGGTATTCCCAGGGAGCTTTCAGATCTTCAAAGGATTCGGTCTTTGTACCAGCCGGAGCTTCCCCCTTGCCTGCAGGTGCTGGCTGGTTTCAGATCTTGTGGGTTTCAGGGGTTGTGGGAGCAGTGGGGTTtgcaaagttttgatttttatttttcgtttGGACGATGACCCTTTTGGCTTTTTGTGCAGGGAACCACTGTGAGGGTTGAATTTGGCGATGCTACCACCACTGCTGACCCCACTGACGCCCTCACCATCGCCAGGGCTTTTCCTCACACCTACGGACACCCTTTGGCTCACTTTCTCAGGGCCACTGCCAAAGTCCCTGATGCTCAGATCATAACCGAGTTCCCTCCTATTAGGTATGTGTCTGCTTATCATGTTTATGTTTCCTAGCCATTGTTGTGAATCTGTTTTGTCATGAATTTCATAATACTGATTGTGTTGTTGTAGGGTGGGAGTTGTCTTTTGTGGGAGACAATCTCCTGGAGGACACAATGTTATCTGGGGTCTCCACAATGCTCTCAAAATTCACAATCCCAACAGTGTTTTGCTTGGATTTCTTggtaattgaatttaatttggtCGATGGATCTTCAGCTTTTCTTcttgtaaaaaatattgtaattggGCGTCTTAACTGTGTTTAGTTTACTTTGAATATTCCTATATCTCATGCTATGTATTCACACAACAAAAGTGTTTACATTAACCATGAAATACTGCTGTTTGTTTGACAAATGAATAACCAGGTCTGCATTTCCTTATTTCTTCCATCTACAGGTGGTTCAGAAGGTCTGTTCGCCCAGAAAACTCTCGAGATAACCGACACTGTTCTTTCCACATACAAAAACCAAGGTTGGTTGTGGCAAGTGAAGTTTTGGATGATGGTCATTAGTTAATTTATTGTGTTATTAGCTCCTTATTGGTCAATTGTGGCAagtgaaattgttgataatagCCATTAATTTGTCATTTGTGTTATTAACTCCTTGTTGCCATTCTATGATTGTTGTTTCACAGGTGGTTATGATTTACTTGGTCGGACAAAAGATCAAATTAGGACCACAGAGCAGGTTAATGCTGCGCTTGCTACATGCAAAAATTTGAAACTCGACGGCCTTGTCATCATCGGAGGTAATCTTAAGCATCTTGGACCTTCATGTATCacttattatcattatcattacaTCCTCAGGAGAGGTTTCTAAATGCTGAAATACATTATCTTTCAGGGGTGACATCAAACACGGATGCTGCACAACTTGCAGAAACTTTTGCTGTAGCCAACTGCTCCACAAAGGTATTTTTAGTCattgttttggatttttttcattttctcttagAGTGGTCTTTACTGAAGTTTTACGATTGGTATTGCTTTTTTATcttcacaattaattaatatttaatttgtttaaaattgagCTGTTGTTTacatcatttaatttaatttcatttcaattttcaatttattgatTAGTTGGATTCTGCAGGTGGTTGGTGTACCTGTGACTCTTAACGGAGATCTTAAAAACCAGTTTGTGGAAACCAATGTTGGTTTTGATACAATTTGTAAGGTATTTTTCTTGTGATTAagacatttataatataaatattatttttgcattAACATGTTTTGGAGCACGGTATACTTACTATTCTAAATACTTTGTAtgaaaaacatgattttatgTAACTGGTAATGTTGACACTGTATACCATCTATCATCAAAATTGTTAATGGCATGATTATTTTCATCTTGACACGGCCATGTGTGTTAGGAGTTTTTCCCTCTCTTTGGGcattttgtttgataaaatgattGCATATGCTATGAAATAACGAGCAATTGAAGTacaagtaaaattttattttctgtttattcAGGTGAATTCTCAGCTCATCAGCAATGTCTGCACTGATGCACTGTCTGCAGAGAAGGTAACGAGTCTAATGTATCTTGCGTGATTTTCTTTGATATATTGTGTGTGCACGTGTGTATAAATTTGTAAAAGGTAGGCATTGTTACTTTaattagttttcttctttttatgtgCCTCTCTGAATGACTTTTCTTTTccagtattattattttatccgTCTTATGGGGCGCAAGGCCTCACACGTTGCATTGGAATGCACTCTCCAGTCCCATCCAAACATGGTGCGTATTGCTGTCTCACATAATTTATGCTTATTGTGTTATAATTCCATGCTGACAGTTATCTTTCATACGTTTTATGCAGGTAATTCTTGGTGAGGAGGTTGCTGCATCAAAGCTGACCCTTTTTGAAATAACAAAACAGATTACTGATGCAGTTCAGACTAGGGCGGAGCAAGGTTTGAACAATCTGAATTGCCtctttatatatgtgtgtgtgtaatgAGATCTAATGTCACATTCCTCTGTTTTTCTCAGACAAATACCATGGAGTAATCCTCCTACCAGAAGGGCTGATAGAGAGCATTCCTGAAGTGTATGCACTCTTGAAGGTAAAAACTCCTCTTTCTCGATGGTCAAGCTCTGCCTGAGCACAAAGCAGAATGATATCTGTCAATCAAGTATATATTGTAGTTTGTTGAAGTATCATAAAATGACAGTTTCTCTCATTGcttttatatattagttttgcAATTTTCATCTCTTGTGGAAGAGATTAAGCTTAATCTAATCTGTTCCTTCCAATACCTTTTTTGTACCTCAGGAAATTCATGGCTTACTCAGACAAGGTGTTGCTGTTGACAAGATATCTTCTCAGCTTTCACCATGGGCATCTGCTCTATTTGAATTTTTGCCTCCTTTTATTAGGCGACAGGTAAACTCATTTACCATGCTGAACACTGGTGGGAATTGTGTCAATTTAGTTCTAAAGTGTATGATAGAAAATCTGACAATGATCTTCAATGCTGCAGTTGCTCCTTTACCCTGAATCCGATGACTCAGCACAGTTATCACAGGTAATAACCACGAGATACTTTGCTCTTTGTATGAATTGGTAGAGAATTTCAGATTCCTTCATTCATGTCTCTTTTGTTCTTTGTAATGATTTGCAGATTGAAACTGAGAAATTACTAGCATATCTTGTGGAAGCAGAGATAAACAAGCGCCTGGTA
Proteins encoded:
- the LOC106777825 gene encoding pyrophosphate--fructose 6-phosphate 1-phosphotransferase subunit alpha codes for the protein MDSDYGIPRELSDLQRIRSLYQPELPPCLQGTTVRVEFGDATTTADPTDALTIARAFPHTYGHPLAHFLRATAKVPDAQIITEFPPIRVGVVFCGRQSPGGHNVIWGLHNALKIHNPNSVLLGFLGGSEGLFAQKTLEITDTVLSTYKNQGGYDLLGRTKDQIRTTEQVNAALATCKNLKLDGLVIIGGVTSNTDAAQLAETFAVANCSTKVVGVPVTLNGDLKNQFVETNVGFDTICKVNSQLISNVCTDALSAEKYYYFIRLMGRKASHVALECTLQSHPNMVILGEEVAASKLTLFEITKQITDAVQTRAEQDKYHGVILLPEGLIESIPEVYALLKEIHGLLRQGVAVDKISSQLSPWASALFEFLPPFIRRQLLLYPESDDSAQLSQIETEKLLAYLVEAEINKRLKEGTYKGKKFNAICHFFGYQARGSLPSKFDCDYAYVLGHICYHILAAGLNGYMATVTNLKNPVNKWRCGAAPIAAMMTVKRWSPNPGATSIGKPAIHPATVDLRGKAYELLRQNAASFLRDDIYRNPGPLQFDGPGADAKVITLSVEDQDYMGRIKKLQEYLEQVRTIVKPGCPQEVLKAALSVMASVTEVLAAMSTSSTNSLAAL